The following are from one region of the Primulina eburnea isolate SZY01 chromosome 17, ASM2296580v1, whole genome shotgun sequence genome:
- the LOC140818603 gene encoding uncharacterized protein, whose product MVEFMCNGTFEDKDPNEAIEYLDSLSENAQNWDTIGTIEPSNKIQSPTSGGVSKGQILNHFLKITIQVGEIIQILVEGMIMLYKFPSQPLPNPKDHHSQTGTSGTQPVDQVKSVITLRSGKVVEKSILEHCEDDGRPFLATFNALINFKNGIMKFSFGNMTLELNFFNLCKQPHDKGDESEDENLIETLVEENIQESSTRKMPLQWSSQDKRKLLNEVKNFYWDDPYLFKYCPDQIFRRCIPDNEVTCGGHFSSKKTAAKILHCGFYWPTLFKDTHEICKICENCQKLGAISKRNMMPLNPIIEIEIFDCWGIDFMGPFPPSFGYLYILVAVDYVSKWIEAIPRQTNDHKIVIKFLKENIFSRFGIP is encoded by the exons atggttgaatttatgtgtaatggaacatttgaagataaagatccaaacgaggcaattgagtatctcgattcattatctgaaaatgctcaaaattgggacactataggtacaatcgaaccatcaaacaagattcaatctccaacatctggtggag tttcaaaaggccaaattttgaaccattttctcaaaattacaatccaggttggtgaaatcatccaaattttagttgaaggaatgataatgct gtataaatttccttcacaacctctgcctaatcccaaggatcatcattcacaaactggaacttctggaactcaaccggtggatcaggtaaaatctgttattacccttcgaagtggtaaggttgtggaaaaatccattcttgaacattgtgaagatgat ggtcgtccatttttagcaacttttaaTGCCCTTATAAATTTcaagaatggaataatgaagttttcatttggtaacatgaccttggagctcaatttttttaatctttgtaagcaaccacatgacaaaggagatgaaagtgaagatgaaaatcttattgaaactcttgtggaagaaaacattcaagaaagcagtactc gaaaaatgccactgcaatggagttcccaagataaaagaaaattattgaatgaggtaaaaaacttttattgggatgatccgtatctgttcaagtattgtccagatcaaatttttcgacgttgcatacccgacaatgaggtaa catgcggaggacatttttcttcaaagaaaacggctgcaaaaatcttgcattgtggattttattggcccactttgtttaaagacacccacgaaatctgtaagatctgtgaaaattgtcaaaaattgggtgcgatttcaaaaagaaacatgatgcctttgaatcctatcattgaaattgaaatctttgactgttggggaattgattttatgggaccttttccaccgtcgtttggatacttgtatattttagttgcagttgattatgtttccaaatggatagaggcaattccacgtcaaacaaatgatcataaaatcgtcatcaaatttttaaaagaaaatatttttagtagatttggaattccttga